One window of the Novosphingobium sp. KACC 22771 genome contains the following:
- a CDS encoding lipoyl domain-containing protein, translating into MRVKVVMPKWGTGMNEGTIVKWLKAVGDRVEAGEMLVEIETAKSTQEMEAPATGRITEILLAVGEEAEVRTPIAIIETD; encoded by the coding sequence ATGCGGGTCAAGGTGGTGATGCCCAAATGGGGCACCGGGATGAATGAGGGCACGATCGTCAAATGGCTCAAGGCCGTGGGCGATCGGGTTGAGGCAGGCGAGATGCTGGTGGAAATCGAAACCGCCAAATCGACACAGGAAATGGAAGCCCCCGCCACCGGCAGGATCACCGAGATCCTGCTGGCCGTGGGCGAGGAAGCCGAAGTGCGCACGCCCATCGCCATCATCGAGACCGACTGA
- a CDS encoding nuclear transport factor 2 family protein, giving the protein MDDAQALLARIDRLESLDAIRQLPAKYALALDMRDSDAWVNLFPEDVRVGGGLSGRKALRDWFDETHSRQFTGTSHHIGGHIIDFDDADRAQGLVYSKNEHEAGGDWVIMQMMYFDQYERIAGRWYFRRRLPLYWYAADLNKPPIGERKMRWPGVPPYEGSFHDLFPTWKTYWERQGMPHDGPVDPPAPLEKFIETMRRGAPLPRPRVRS; this is encoded by the coding sequence ATGGATGATGCACAAGCTCTGCTGGCGCGTATCGACCGGCTTGAATCGCTCGATGCGATCCGCCAGTTGCCCGCCAAATATGCCCTCGCCCTCGATATGCGCGACAGCGATGCGTGGGTGAACCTGTTTCCGGAAGATGTGCGCGTGGGTGGTGGACTGTCCGGCCGCAAGGCGCTGCGCGACTGGTTTGACGAAACCCATTCGCGCCAATTCACCGGCACGAGCCACCATATCGGCGGCCATATCATCGATTTCGACGATGCCGATCGCGCCCAGGGCTTGGTCTATTCCAAGAATGAGCATGAGGCCGGTGGCGATTGGGTCATCATGCAGATGATGTATTTCGACCAGTATGAACGCATCGCCGGGCGCTGGTATTTCCGCCGCCGCCTGCCGCTCTATTGGTATGCCGCCGATCTCAACAAGCCTCCCATCGGCGAGCGCAAGATGCGCTGGCCCGGTGTACCGCCTTATGAGGGCAGCTTTCACGACCTGTTTCCCACATGGAAGACCTATTGGGAGCGGCAAGGCATGCCCCATGACGGGCCGGTCGATCCGCCCGCGCCGCTGGAAAAATTCATCGAAACGATGCGGCGCGGCGCCCCTTTGCCGCGTCCCCGCGTGCGGAGCTGA
- a CDS encoding helix-turn-helix transcriptional regulator, with protein sequence MTKQITRLAPSPASASVARDLLALVEAFGTPPHDLLHRAGLTHLAADLLSGRGVALGRVDFARLYAHCTWVLDAAAAQQEGREPMPKAGIDMLCHCVITCRNLRDVIWRMDQYSALLVPRMARLRLTVEGGVARVEMATQRSLRNACAYLSDLTGLAMYHRLFGWLIGETVPLRGVEMRYGALLDPRTTAYLMPFPVLHDAAENAISFPAALLARPLVRTPVELEQLLVHFPFDLDQPQSSDHALSERIHHQLVAQLASGEPLATAQSLSRQFSISVATLKRRLLGEGTSLSALKLRAREELAKRMLADPRLSVTETARALHFSDAGAFRRAFRNWTGQSPSQWRGF encoded by the coding sequence ATGACAAAACAGATCACGCGCCTTGCCCCTTCTCCCGCCTCGGCCAGTGTGGCACGGGATCTTCTTGCCTTAGTCGAGGCTTTTGGGACGCCGCCCCACGACCTGTTGCACCGTGCCGGTTTGACCCATCTTGCGGCCGACCTGCTTTCCGGGCGGGGGGTGGCGCTGGGCCGGGTGGATTTTGCGCGCCTCTATGCCCATTGCACCTGGGTTCTGGATGCCGCCGCCGCGCAACAGGAAGGGCGCGAGCCCATGCCAAAGGCGGGGATCGACATGCTTTGCCATTGCGTCATCACCTGTCGAAACCTGCGTGACGTGATTTGGCGGATGGATCAATATTCCGCCCTGCTGGTGCCCCGCATGGCGCGTTTGCGGCTGACGGTGGAGGGGGGCGTGGCGCGGGTGGAAATGGCGACCCAGCGAAGCCTGCGCAACGCCTGCGCCTATTTGTCGGATCTTACGGGTCTTGCGATGTATCACCGCCTGTTTGGTTGGCTGATCGGCGAGACGGTGCCCTTGCGGGGTGTGGAAATGCGGTATGGCGCGCTGCTTGATCCGCGCACGACGGCCTATTTGATGCCCTTTCCCGTCCTCCACGATGCCGCGGAAAATGCCATCAGCTTTCCCGCCGCCCTGCTGGCGCGCCCTTTGGTGCGCACGCCGGTCGAACTTGAGCAATTGCTGGTGCATTTCCCTTTCGATCTCGATCAGCCGCAATCGAGCGATCATGCGCTGTCCGAGCGGATTCACCACCAGCTCGTTGCCCAACTGGCCAGCGGCGAGCCGCTGGCCACGGCTCAGAGCCTTTCACGGCAATTCTCCATCAGCGTCGCCACACTCAAACGGCGATTGCTCGGGGAGGGCACCAGTTTGAGCGCACTCAAGCTGCGCGCGCGTGAGGAACTGGCCAAGCGCATGCTGGCCGATCCGCGCCTGTCCGTGACGGAAACAGCGCGCGCGCTGCATTTCAGCGACGCGGGCGCCTTTCGCCGCGCCTTTCGCAACTGGACGGGGCAATCGCCCAGCCAATGGCGCGGGTTTTAG
- a CDS encoding alkene reductase: MADIFSPIRLGDLDLANRIVMAPMTRDRAGPQDEPTEIMVDYYRQRASAGLIITEGTQPCPAGKGYWRTPGIHNQAQIAGWRRVADAVHGAGGRLVMQLMHVGRASVRANKAEDAETVAPSAIACPDPIPGPDGAPTAPEMPRALETAEIAGVIADYAQAARNARDAGLDGVELHCASGYLPMQFLSSNSNQRSDAYGGSVQGRIRFVVECLQALGEVIGPGRVGFRICPGVTFNGMADADPAKTYSTLLQAVDGLGLAYCHLIHIPNQGFDALDLVRTHWSGAVIENAGLNLDKARSLLAQDKAEAVSFGYLYIANPDLVDRFRSGAPLAKADRATFYTGHGDDRRGYTDYPMISA; the protein is encoded by the coding sequence ATGGCCGACATTTTCAGCCCCATCAGGCTTGGCGATCTGGATCTGGCCAACCGCATCGTCATGGCCCCCATGACCCGCGACCGCGCCGGACCTCAGGACGAGCCGACCGAAATCATGGTGGACTATTACCGTCAACGCGCCAGCGCGGGCCTGATCATCACCGAAGGCACCCAGCCATGCCCGGCGGGCAAAGGATATTGGCGGACACCGGGCATTCACAACCAGGCGCAGATCGCGGGGTGGCGCCGTGTGGCCGATGCGGTGCATGGCGCGGGCGGGCGGCTGGTGATGCAATTGATGCATGTCGGGCGCGCCTCGGTGCGCGCCAACAAGGCCGAGGATGCCGAAACCGTCGCCCCTTCGGCCATTGCCTGCCCCGATCCGATCCCCGGCCCCGATGGCGCGCCCACCGCCCCCGAAATGCCGCGCGCGCTGGAAACCGCCGAGATCGCGGGGGTGATTGCCGACTATGCCCAGGCCGCCCGCAATGCCCGCGATGCAGGGCTGGACGGGGTGGAGCTCCACTGCGCCAGCGGCTATCTGCCGATGCAGTTTCTATCCAGCAACAGCAACCAGCGCAGCGATGCCTATGGCGGATCGGTGCAGGGCCGGATCCGCTTTGTGGTGGAATGTCTGCAGGCATTGGGCGAGGTGATCGGGCCGGGGCGCGTGGGCTTTCGCATCTGCCCCGGCGTCACTTTCAACGGCATGGCCGATGCCGATCCGGCGAAAACCTACAGCACGCTACTTCAGGCGGTCGATGGGCTGGGGCTGGCCTATTGCCATCTGATTCATATCCCCAATCAGGGTTTTGACGCGCTGGATCTGGTGCGCACCCATTGGTCGGGCGCGGTGATCGAAAATGCCGGGCTTAATCTGGACAAGGCGCGCAGCCTGTTGGCGCAGGATAAGGCCGAGGCGGTGTCCTTCGGCTATCTTTATATCGCCAATCCCGATCTGGTCGACCGCTTCCGCAGCGGGGCGCCGCTGGCCAAGGCGGATCGCGCCACCTTCTACACCGGCCACGGCGATGATCGCAGAGGCTACACCGATTATCCCATGATAAGCGCATAA
- a CDS encoding thiamine pyrophosphate-dependent dehydrogenase E1 component subunit alpha, producing MINDIDSEAYLRMLRIRGFEEAVTRLITEGEVAGAAHSSVGQEAAIVGACMALRNDDYMSGTHRSHGHPIGKGAHLNALMAEILGKVTGVCKGRGGSMHLTDKSIGSIGESAIVGGGIPLATGAALSAQVRKTDQVALTFFGDGASNEGVFHESINMAAIWKLPVIFFCENNHYAAVTPARDTHGQPDIARRADGYGIPGVIVDGQDFDAVFKATQDAVARARAGEGPSLIEAKTYRFDEHCVGLFIKGGYRTQEEMDYYMTERDPVKLMRATLLARGYSDGDLSAIETRAIAEVDEAVTFAKSSPYPEPEEAFELVHADPIAIRR from the coding sequence ATGATCAACGATATTGATAGCGAAGCCTATTTGCGCATGTTGCGCATTCGCGGTTTCGAGGAAGCAGTGACCCGCCTGATCACTGAGGGCGAGGTCGCCGGTGCCGCGCATTCCAGCGTGGGGCAGGAAGCGGCGATCGTCGGTGCCTGCATGGCACTGCGCAATGACGACTATATGTCGGGCACCCATCGCAGCCACGGCCACCCCATCGGCAAAGGAGCGCATCTCAACGCTCTGATGGCCGAAATTCTGGGCAAGGTGACGGGCGTGTGCAAAGGCCGTGGCGGCTCGATGCATTTGACCGACAAGTCCATCGGCTCGATCGGGGAAAGCGCGATCGTGGGCGGCGGCATTCCGCTGGCCACGGGCGCTGCGCTCTCGGCGCAGGTGCGCAAAACCGATCAGGTCGCGCTTACCTTCTTTGGGGATGGCGCGTCGAATGAGGGCGTTTTCCATGAATCGATCAACATGGCGGCAATCTGGAAGCTGCCGGTGATCTTTTTCTGCGAAAACAACCATTATGCTGCCGTCACGCCGGCCAGGGACACGCATGGCCAGCCCGATATCGCCCGCCGCGCCGATGGCTACGGCATTCCGGGCGTCATCGTTGACGGGCAGGATTTCGATGCCGTGTTCAAGGCCACGCAGGATGCCGTGGCCCGCGCCCGCGCGGGGGAAGGTCCCAGTCTGATCGAAGCCAAGACCTATCGCTTTGACGAGCACTGCGTGGGCCTGTTCATCAAGGGCGGTTATCGCACGCAGGAAGAAATGGATTATTACATGACCGAGCGCGATCCGGTGAAACTGATGCGCGCCACCTTGCTTGCGCGCGGATATTCAGACGGCGATCTGAGCGCCATCGAAACGCGCGCCATCGCCGAAGTCGACGAAGCCGTGACGTTTGCCAAGAGCAGCCCCTATCCCGAACCAGAAGAAGCGTTTGAACTCGTTCACGCCGATCCCATCGCCATTCGCCGCTGA
- a CDS encoding SDR family NAD(P)-dependent oxidoreductase, which translates to MTELSSKVAIVTGGARGVAKGVATAFVKAGAKVFIVDREEDLGRATETELRALGGDVAFLSFDLSRRDDLPRIIDAAVNRFGGIDILVNAAQASAQLMLAETDNAAMELAFDTGFWPSFVLMRTAYPHLVKSRGCVINFATGAAFDAIPTQGSYVAAKEAIRAMSRVAASEWGPQGVRVNMICPFANSPGVQIWAEHFPDAYNMQIEKVALRRIGDCEKDIGAAAVFLASDAAGYITGHTLMVDGGQTKAF; encoded by the coding sequence ATGACGGAACTGAGCAGCAAAGTCGCCATCGTGACCGGCGGCGCGCGCGGTGTGGCCAAGGGTGTCGCCACGGCCTTTGTCAAAGCGGGGGCCAAGGTGTTCATCGTCGACCGCGAAGAGGATCTGGGGCGCGCCACCGAGACCGAATTGCGGGCGCTGGGCGGGGATGTGGCCTTTTTGTCCTTCGACCTTTCGCGACGCGACGATCTGCCGCGCATCATTGATGCCGCCGTCAACCGCTTTGGCGGGATCGATATTCTGGTCAATGCCGCGCAGGCATCGGCGCAACTGATGCTGGCCGAAACTGACAATGCAGCGATGGAGCTGGCCTTTGATACCGGCTTCTGGCCCAGCTTCGTGCTGATGCGTACCGCCTATCCGCATCTGGTGAAATCCAGGGGCTGCGTGATCAATTTTGCCACCGGCGCCGCTTTTGACGCTATACCGACGCAAGGCTCCTATGTTGCGGCAAAGGAGGCGATCCGCGCCATGTCGCGCGTGGCGGCCAGCGAATGGGGGCCGCAGGGGGTGCGCGTCAATATGATCTGCCCCTTTGCCAATTCGCCCGGCGTGCAAATCTGGGCCGAGCATTTTCCCGATGCCTACAACATGCAGATCGAGAAGGTTGCCCTGCGCCGGATCGGCGACTGCGAGAAAGACATTGGCGCGGCGGCGGTGTTCCTCGCCAGCGATGCGGCGGGCTATATCACCGGCCATACGCTGATGGTGGATGGCGGCCAGACCAAGGCGTTTTGA
- a CDS encoding SDR family NAD(P)-dependent oxidoreductase, whose protein sequence is MEGILKGRVALITGGGQGVGQGIARALAGAGANVAIAQRRGDEAENEARFLRDTYGVRAMAMTVDVTKADEVQAMVENTAARLGRLDILVNNAGASFPKRLENHSDEDMAQGFDLNYWAVFRAMRAAFPIMKAQKYGRIINLGSLNGVNAHMFTVAYNASKEAVRALTRTAAVEWGGRGITANIICPSALSPQARHYFDANPAMAQTILQQVPMCRFGDAAQDIGPVAVFLAGEGGGYTTGNTFFVDGGGHINGVAWRPEVDD, encoded by the coding sequence ATGGAGGGAATACTGAAAGGCCGCGTGGCGCTGATCACCGGCGGCGGGCAAGGTGTGGGGCAAGGCATCGCCCGCGCGCTGGCCGGGGCCGGAGCGAATGTCGCCATCGCGCAAAGGCGCGGCGATGAGGCCGAGAACGAGGCGCGCTTTCTGCGCGACACCTATGGCGTGCGGGCGATGGCCATGACCGTTGATGTGACCAAAGCCGACGAAGTGCAGGCCATGGTCGAGAACACCGCTGCCCGGCTTGGCCGCCTCGACATTCTGGTCAACAATGCCGGGGCGAGCTTTCCCAAACGACTGGAAAACCACAGCGACGAGGATATGGCCCAAGGCTTCGACCTCAACTATTGGGCCGTGTTCCGCGCCATGCGCGCCGCCTTCCCAATCATGAAGGCGCAGAAATACGGCCGCATCATCAACCTCGGCTCACTCAACGGCGTGAACGCCCATATGTTTACGGTCGCCTATAATGCCAGCAAGGAAGCAGTTCGTGCGCTGACCCGCACGGCGGCGGTGGAATGGGGCGGGCGCGGCATCACCGCCAACATCATTTGCCCATCGGCCTTGAGCCCGCAGGCGCGCCATTATTTCGACGCCAATCCGGCGATGGCCCAGACCATCCTGCAACAGGTTCCCATGTGCCGCTTTGGCGATGCTGCGCAGGACATCGGTCCGGTCGCTGTTTTTCTGGCCGGCGAGGGCGGCGGCTATACCACCGGCAACACATTCTTCGTCGATGGCGGCGGCCATATCAACGGGGTCGCATGGCGGCCTGAAGTGGACGATTAA
- a CDS encoding SDR family NAD(P)-dependent oxidoreductase, giving the protein MEQVLQVFADGTAVITGAGSGIGEGLARVAARLGMNVVLADIAIDRAQAVADKIVAAGGKALAVKTDVTQVADLEALADAAYDTYGEVTLAINNAGIETLGYSWELSDEAWDRSIDINIRGVVHGSRVFARRMIAAGTKGHIANVASIGALGMMPTQTAYIMAKHAVLSFTECLFLEMELANAPIQVSVVVPAPVKSRIFDDAATAQGSDLVSRQRAKMQAMLRESGLTPEQAGEAILNGLATGDFWVSTDAGTTAFMARRRADYLAHQANPTLAEEARALVE; this is encoded by the coding sequence ATGGAACAGGTACTTCAGGTTTTTGCCGATGGCACCGCCGTCATTACCGGCGCGGGCAGCGGGATCGGCGAAGGGCTGGCGCGGGTGGCGGCGCGACTAGGCATGAATGTGGTGCTGGCCGATATCGCCATCGACCGCGCTCAGGCGGTGGCCGACAAAATCGTCGCGGCGGGTGGCAAGGCGCTGGCGGTGAAGACCGATGTAACGCAGGTCGCTGATCTGGAAGCGCTGGCTGACGCTGCCTATGATACCTACGGCGAGGTGACGCTGGCCATCAACAATGCCGGTATCGAAACGCTGGGCTATAGCTGGGAACTCTCGGACGAAGCCTGGGATCGGTCGATCGACATCAACATTCGGGGCGTGGTGCATGGTTCGCGTGTTTTCGCCCGCCGCATGATCGCGGCGGGCACAAAGGGCCATATCGCCAATGTCGCCTCTATCGGCGCCTTGGGCATGATGCCGACGCAGACCGCCTATATCATGGCCAAGCACGCCGTCTTGTCTTTCACCGAATGCCTGTTTCTGGAAATGGAACTGGCCAATGCCCCGATTCAGGTGTCGGTGGTTGTGCCTGCTCCGGTCAAGAGCCGCATTTTCGATGATGCCGCCACCGCGCAGGGATCGGATCTGGTCAGCCGTCAACGCGCCAAAATGCAGGCCATGCTGCGCGAATCCGGCCTGACCCCCGAACAGGCGGGCGAGGCCATTCTGAACGGGCTTGCCACCGGCGACTTCTGGGTCTCGACCGATGCCGGAACCACCGCGTTCATGGCGCGCAGACGTGCCGATTATCTGGCACATCAGGCCAATCCTACACTGGCCGAAGAAGCACGCGCGCTGGTGGAATAG
- a CDS encoding alpha/beta hydrolase has translation MPTPHLLGARALAALLLCALPSASAFAQQAAPTQKRPLTVDSQIGELLDNPASRAVLQKIVPILANNQQLAAARNLPLRAIAQYAPTVLTDAVLKQIDVELAKTPGAVASGKVNPAARPMDPRDALTLKTIPLWDGKAPGALGDGWQDRPSITVVSPGETSSFGTAVIVAPGGGYQALASGMEGRQVADWFAAHGVTAFVLTYRLTSFGYKHPTQLMDAKRAIRWVRAHAGDYGVNPKRIGMIGFSAGGHLTAMAETQFDAGDPAAADPVERVSSRPDFAVLSYAAIDRAGNGWTARGLVDPKNTPEQLDQLKPAEHVRADTPPTFLWGTTTDELVPPDNLTRMYLALVNAKVPAELHIFARGRHGLGLGMTEPALSVWPTLLQNWLEAQALIGAKVTNEK, from the coding sequence ATGCCCACACCCCATCTGCTTGGCGCCCGCGCTCTTGCCGCATTGCTGCTCTGCGCACTGCCCTCGGCATCCGCCTTTGCCCAACAGGCCGCCCCGACCCAAAAGCGCCCGCTAACGGTGGATTCCCAGATCGGCGAATTGCTCGACAATCCGGCATCGCGCGCAGTGCTGCAAAAGATCGTGCCCATTTTGGCCAACAATCAGCAGCTTGCCGCCGCGCGCAATCTGCCGCTGCGCGCAATAGCCCAATACGCCCCGACCGTGCTGACCGATGCCGTGTTGAAGCAGATCGACGTCGAACTGGCCAAAACGCCCGGTGCGGTGGCCTCAGGCAAGGTCAATCCGGCGGCGCGGCCCATGGACCCGCGCGATGCTCTCACCCTCAAAACCATTCCTCTGTGGGACGGCAAGGCACCCGGCGCGCTGGGTGATGGGTGGCAGGATCGGCCCTCGATCACCGTTGTTTCTCCCGGCGAGACGTCATCATTCGGCACGGCCGTGATCGTGGCCCCCGGTGGCGGCTATCAGGCGCTGGCCTCGGGCATGGAAGGGCGCCAGGTGGCCGACTGGTTTGCGGCGCATGGCGTCACGGCCTTCGTGCTGACCTATCGCCTGACCTCTTTTGGCTACAAACACCCGACGCAGTTGATGGACGCCAAGCGAGCAATCCGCTGGGTTCGCGCCCATGCCGGGGACTATGGCGTGAACCCCAAGCGGATCGGGATGATCGGCTTTTCCGCCGGTGGTCACCTGACCGCAATGGCGGAAACGCAATTTGATGCGGGCGACCCCGCCGCCGCCGATCCGGTCGAACGCGTCAGCAGCCGCCCGGATTTTGCGGTCCTGTCCTATGCCGCGATCGACCGGGCGGGCAATGGCTGGACCGCGCGAGGGCTGGTCGACCCGAAGAATACGCCCGAACAACTCGATCAGTTGAAGCCTGCCGAACACGTCCGCGCCGACACGCCGCCAACCTTCCTCTGGGGAACCACGACGGACGAACTGGTGCCACCAGACAACCTGACCAGAATGTATCTGGCGCTGGTCAATGCCAAAGTGCCCGCCGAATTGCACATCTTCGCGCGCGGGCGCCACGGGCTGGGTCTGGGCATGACCGAGCCTGCGTTAAGCGTATGGCCGACCCTGCTCCAGAACTGGCTGGAAGCGCAGGCGCTGATCGGCGCCAAGGTCACCAACGAGAAATGA
- a CDS encoding SDR family NAD(P)-dependent oxidoreductase: protein MAVLGTDISGKVALVTGSSRGIGRAVAQRLAAAGATVIVTGRSASAPVAGKRYGTEQLVPGTLAETVALIEAAGGKAMAIPADIEDLDAARDLVAKAAQAGGGRLDILVNNAGFVDFAQAADMSFDTFERTLTHYVRAPFVLSQAAIPHMREAGAGWIVNIGSQDSLPPSRPYPEHEKLRGYHVYAAAKAALNRLTQGMAAELVDANIAVNVIGPSTAIRTPGADSLIPAEFPTEDVAYLAESVLAMCHLPAAERTGLLGYSMHIPWHYGIEVRSLDGKRTLPRCEPPAWSHPQISASGE, encoded by the coding sequence ATGGCCGTGTTGGGCACCGACATTTCGGGCAAGGTGGCATTGGTCACCGGCAGCAGCCGCGGCATCGGCCGTGCGGTGGCGCAGCGACTGGCGGCGGCCGGCGCCACGGTGATCGTCACCGGCCGGTCGGCCTCCGCCCCCGTGGCGGGCAAGCGCTATGGAACCGAGCAGCTTGTGCCCGGCACTCTGGCCGAGACGGTTGCTTTGATTGAGGCGGCGGGCGGCAAGGCGATGGCCATCCCCGCCGATATCGAGGATCTGGACGCCGCGCGCGATTTGGTGGCAAAGGCCGCGCAGGCGGGCGGCGGACGGCTCGACATTCTGGTGAACAACGCCGGTTTCGTCGATTTTGCGCAGGCCGCCGACATGAGCTTCGACACGTTCGAGCGCACGTTGACACATTATGTCCGCGCGCCTTTCGTGCTGTCGCAAGCGGCCATTCCCCACATGCGTGAGGCGGGCGCGGGCTGGATCGTCAACATCGGCTCGCAGGATTCGCTGCCGCCTTCACGTCCTTACCCCGAGCATGAAAAACTGCGTGGATACCACGTTTACGCCGCCGCCAAGGCCGCGCTCAACCGACTGACACAGGGCATGGCGGCCGAATTGGTGGATGCCAACATCGCCGTCAATGTGATCGGCCCGTCCACCGCTATCCGCACGCCGGGCGCCGATTCCCTGATCCCGGCGGAATTTCCGACCGAGGATGTCGCTTATCTGGCCGAAAGCGTGCTGGCCATGTGTCACTTGCCTGCGGCCGAGCGGACCGGTCTGCTGGGCTATTCGATGCATATTCCATGGCATTACGGCATTGAGGTGCGCAGCCTCGACGGCAAGCGCACTCTGCCGCGCTGCGAACCGCCTGCATGGTCACATCCGCAAATCAGCGCCTCGGGTGAATAA
- a CDS encoding alpha-ketoacid dehydrogenase subunit beta: MTEALTKRMTYLDALGLAQREELERDPSTIMIGEDITLYAAGGAYGDIDMSRVRSAPIAECGFAGMAVGAAITGLRPIVDLTIANFVYLAADPIINQAARLRYMTGGQFNVPVTFRASMWHNQANAAQHSDRPYPMFMNVPGLKVVCPATPSDAKGLLKAAIRDNDPVLVFEDNDLWGMREEVPLDTDFVVPIGKAKTHREGSDVTIITVSGVLRHALKAADALAKDGINVDVVDLRTLLPLDNEAILNSLGKTGRIVIADAAHRTCGAAAEIAAIVAEDGFDLLKKPVRRVVTPDVPIPFAQTMEKQLYPSPESIANAARSLM; encoded by the coding sequence ATGACCGAAGCCCTGACCAAGCGGATGACCTATCTCGACGCGCTCGGCCTTGCCCAGCGCGAAGAACTGGAGCGCGATCCCAGCACCATCATGATCGGCGAGGACATTACCCTCTATGCCGCGGGCGGCGCCTATGGCGACATCGACATGAGCCGCGTGCGCAGCGCACCGATTGCCGAGTGCGGCTTTGCCGGTATGGCCGTGGGTGCGGCGATCACCGGCCTGCGCCCGATTGTCGACCTCACCATCGCCAATTTCGTCTATCTGGCGGCCGATCCGATCATCAACCAGGCGGCGCGCCTGCGTTATATGACTGGCGGCCAGTTCAACGTGCCGGTGACGTTCCGCGCCAGCATGTGGCACAATCAGGCCAATGCCGCGCAGCATTCGGATCGTCCCTATCCGATGTTCATGAATGTGCCCGGCCTCAAGGTTGTCTGCCCGGCCACGCCATCGGACGCCAAGGGCCTGCTCAAGGCCGCGATCCGCGACAATGATCCGGTGCTGGTTTTCGAAGACAATGATCTGTGGGGCATGCGCGAGGAAGTGCCGCTCGACACCGATTTCGTGGTGCCCATCGGCAAGGCCAAGACCCACCGCGAAGGGTCCGATGTCACGATCATCACCGTTTCAGGCGTCTTGCGTCATGCGCTCAAGGCCGCCGATGCGCTGGCCAAGGATGGCATCAATGTCGATGTGGTCGATCTGCGCACGCTGCTGCCGCTCGACAATGAGGCGATCCTCAATTCGCTGGGCAAGACAGGGCGCATCGTGATCGCGGACGCCGCGCATCGCACCTGCGGCGCGGCGGCGGAAATTGCCGCCATCGTGGCCGAGGATGGGTTTGACCTCCTGAAAAAGCCCGTGCGCCGGGTGGTGACGCCTGATGTTCCCATCCCCTTTGCCCAGACAATGGAAAAGCAACTCTATCCCAGCCCGGAAAGCATCGCGAATGCTGCGCGCAGCCTGATGTAA